One stretch of Candidatus Nitrosotenuis cloacae DNA includes these proteins:
- a CDS encoding NADH-quinone oxidoreductase subunit A — protein sequence MFGFAIMAVGPALLISRMISPRKLSNPVKFLPMEAGQVPKGEGRTHFMMQYYAYVLMFVVFDVMAIFLYAWGSSLLNLPKTATLPIIAFLGIMFAAMAFALYQSKRRNIW from the coding sequence ATGTTTGGCTTTGCCATAATGGCTGTAGGTCCGGCACTTTTGATATCGCGCATGATCTCACCTAGGAAACTAAGCAATCCTGTCAAGTTCCTGCCAATGGAAGCAGGCCAAGTCCCCAAGGGCGAAGGAAGAACCCACTTTATGATGCAGTATTATGCGTATGTTCTGATGTTTGTAGTGTTTGATGTGATGGCAATCTTTTTGTATGCATGGGGAAGCTCGCTTTTGAATCTGCCAAAGACTGCTACTTTACCAATAATTGCGTTTTTGGGGATAATGTTTGCAGCAATGGCTTTTGCACTATATCAATCAAAGAGGCGAAACATATGGTAA
- a CDS encoding NADH-quinone oxidoreductase subunit B has protein sequence MLKDLLTPQNANVFIGKLGDVLVKAVDQPLGYAINWSRLWSLWPVHIETACCSVEFGAASSPRYDVERFGIIEAFGSLRQCDLVVVQGTITRKMAPRLRLVYDQMPEPKYVIAMGACAITGGLYFDSYNVLPGIDGILPVDVYVPGCPPRPETLIQGCMLLQEKIKRLKAR, from the coding sequence TTGCTAAAGGATCTACTAACGCCGCAAAATGCCAACGTGTTTATTGGCAAGCTAGGCGACGTGTTAGTAAAGGCAGTTGACCAACCATTAGGATATGCAATAAACTGGAGTAGACTTTGGTCTTTGTGGCCAGTACACATTGAAACCGCATGCTGTAGTGTGGAGTTTGGTGCGGCATCAAGTCCAAGATATGACGTAGAAAGATTTGGAATCATTGAGGCATTTGGCTCACTACGACAATGTGATCTTGTAGTGGTGCAGGGAACAATCACAAGAAAGATGGCGCCAAGACTCAGATTGGTATATGATCAGATGCCAGAACCAAAATATGTCATTGCCATGGGTGCATGTGCAATTACTGGTGGATTATACTTTGATTCGTACAATGTTCTGCCTGGAATCGACGGAATACTACCAGTAGATGTCTATGTGCCAGGATGTCCACCAAGACCTGAAACGCTTATCCAAGGATGCATGTTGCTACAAGAAAAAATCAAGAGGCTAAAGGCCAGGTAA
- a CDS encoding NADH-quinone oxidoreductase subunit C produces MSTEETKPVAKPEPVKELPKFEKSIADKLTEKFGTKAAVEFVKPLRIRVKVAKEDVVEVAKFLRDEMHFDHAESVTGVDYPDAKEIEVVYHLGSYTDSELANQVLALATRAPREENPNPGSDNTRLPSLRDVFYSVEFHERECFEMLGVYFTGHPDNRRLLLPEDWADLPPMRKDFHIKGR; encoded by the coding sequence ATGAGCACAGAAGAAACAAAACCAGTAGCAAAACCCGAGCCAGTAAAGGAGCTCCCTAAATTTGAAAAATCAATCGCTGACAAGCTTACGGAGAAATTTGGCACAAAAGCAGCAGTAGAATTTGTAAAACCACTAAGAATTCGAGTCAAGGTAGCAAAAGAAGACGTAGTAGAGGTGGCAAAATTCCTCCGAGACGAGATGCATTTTGATCACGCAGAGTCCGTAACGGGCGTTGACTATCCGGATGCAAAGGAAATCGAGGTCGTTTATCACTTGGGTTCTTACACTGATTCCGAGCTTGCAAACCAAGTCTTGGCTCTGGCAACTAGAGCACCGCGAGAGGAAAACCCAAACCCCGGCTCTGATAACACTAGATTACCTAGCCTTCGAGATGTTTTTTACAGCGTAGAGTTTCATGAGCGAGAATGCTTTGAGATGCTTGGCGTTTACTTTACAGGTCATCCTGATAATCGCAGACTGTTACTCCCAGAAGACTGGGCGGACTTGCCACCAATGCGCAAAGACTTCCACATAAAGGGACGATAG
- a CDS encoding NADH-quinone oxidoreductase subunit D has protein sequence MSTTPLPPGLQIEKVDERIMTLNVGPQHPGSGHMRIIVQIDGDYIVNADPDPGYVHRGEEKMAEYRNYIQNIPHLERPVIHDSCNVLYPYCLGVEELLGIEVPERAKYIRVIASELNRCVYTQYWLAIYGIFLGHSTMFMWPAGDRELLIDMLEKMTGARVTHAYFVPGGIRNDVPANFEDMLLKRVNYFEKRIKEYAAIFYDNPILISRTRDAGVLSRADAIRLGVTGSTLRASGVDYDLRVKEPYDVYEELDVKVNTLKEGDAYARSKIPWLDMLESCNIIRQALQKMPKSGSVRVKLKPNPKGGNDEVYKRVESGRGSLGCYIVSKSKPEPYRVKMSVGSFRNLIGLPYLLKGEKLGNMPAVYWSLNYWPVEADR, from the coding sequence ATGAGCACGACTCCACTACCGCCAGGCCTGCAAATAGAAAAAGTAGACGAGCGAATTATGACGCTCAATGTAGGTCCACAACACCCAGGGTCTGGCCACATGAGAATTATTGTTCAAATTGACGGTGACTATATCGTAAATGCAGATCCAGATCCGGGTTATGTGCATAGAGGAGAGGAAAAGATGGCAGAATACCGCAACTATATCCAAAATATTCCTCACCTTGAAAGGCCAGTAATTCATGATTCGTGTAATGTGTTGTATCCGTACTGCCTTGGAGTTGAGGAACTGCTTGGCATCGAGGTGCCAGAGCGTGCAAAATACATCCGAGTGATTGCGTCTGAGCTGAACCGATGCGTCTACACGCAATATTGGCTTGCAATTTATGGGATCTTTTTGGGCCACTCTACAATGTTCATGTGGCCTGCAGGTGATAGAGAACTATTAATCGACATGCTGGAAAAAATGACTGGCGCCCGTGTAACTCATGCTTATTTTGTTCCGGGTGGAATTCGAAACGACGTTCCAGCAAACTTTGAGGACATGTTGCTCAAGCGAGTCAACTATTTTGAAAAACGCATCAAAGAATATGCTGCAATATTTTATGATAATCCAATTCTGATTTCAAGAACCAGGGACGCTGGAGTGCTTTCACGAGCGGATGCAATTAGGTTGGGGGTTACAGGTTCCACACTGCGAGCAAGCGGCGTTGACTATGATTTGCGAGTCAAAGAACCATACGATGTGTATGAAGAACTAGATGTCAAAGTAAACACACTAAAAGAAGGCGATGCATACGCACGCTCCAAGATTCCATGGCTTGACATGCTGGAATCATGCAATATCATTAGACAGGCTTTGCAGAAAATGCCCAAGTCTGGTTCCGTTCGAGTAAAGCTAAAGCCAAATCCAAAGGGCGGAAACGACGAAGTCTACAAGAGAGTAGAATCAGGCCGTGGCTCACTTGGATGCTATATTGTATCAAAGAGCAAGCCTGAACCATATCGAGTAAAGATGAGTGTTGGCTCGTTTAGAAATCTCATAGGATTGCCATATCTACTCAAAGGCGAAAAGCTTGGAAACATGCCGGCAGTATATTGGAGCCTTAACTATTGGCCAGTGGAGGCTGACAGGTAA
- the nuoH gene encoding NADH-quinone oxidoreductase subunit NuoH, whose product MSTIAPKFRLSYFLKSLTDNAFWAVTLLTLIGLPFVMTLLFYLELPVIGGRLLDPYLALTTLADPSRQIPLIKSLMQTEFFKIAAFPGFGFAALLAAGTIFVERKMLAKLQLRVGPFYCGKIEGILQLMSDGIKLLSKEIIIPAKADKPIFWAAPVLFVATAAAFVSLIPAARGGWVVADADVGLLAVFAIIGFFPVITVLSAWSANSKFPFIGGIRALHQMVSFEIPLILSVLGVVILTGTLNLTEIVESQYSYWWIVFLPIGAIVFFIAMLAELERIPFDLPEAESEIVAGWLTEFSGMMYGLVQLGSYLKLYAFAGLFTVLFLGGWSGPNIWPPFPAEIIEKGIVMGPITVHLPGLPLLDQQMLNDVLWFVIKVAGVIFFILLPRGVFPRIRIDLLLHIGWYKLIGLAFVNIFIALTLVYAGVLGPGGIL is encoded by the coding sequence ATGTCTACAATTGCACCAAAATTCCGACTGAGTTATTTTCTAAAGTCACTTACCGATAATGCATTCTGGGCAGTCACATTACTGACTCTGATTGGCTTGCCATTTGTTATGACGTTATTGTTCTATTTGGAATTGCCAGTGATTGGAGGTAGATTGCTTGATCCGTATCTGGCACTCACTACTTTGGCTGATCCATCAAGACAAATACCACTGATAAAATCTCTGATGCAAACAGAGTTTTTCAAAATTGCGGCATTTCCTGGATTTGGATTTGCGGCATTGCTTGCAGCCGGAACAATTTTTGTCGAAAGAAAGATGCTTGCAAAACTACAACTTCGTGTAGGACCGTTTTACTGCGGAAAAATCGAAGGAATTTTACAATTAATGAGTGATGGAATCAAACTATTATCAAAGGAAATCATCATCCCAGCAAAGGCAGACAAGCCAATATTCTGGGCAGCACCTGTCTTGTTTGTTGCAACGGCAGCTGCATTTGTATCACTAATTCCGGCTGCTCGTGGAGGATGGGTAGTAGCAGATGCCGACGTTGGATTACTTGCAGTATTTGCAATAATTGGATTCTTCCCAGTCATCACAGTATTGTCTGCATGGTCTGCAAACAGCAAATTCCCATTCATTGGCGGAATTCGTGCGCTGCACCAGATGGTCTCATTTGAAATTCCACTGATCTTGTCTGTGCTTGGAGTTGTGATATTGACAGGAACGCTAAACCTGACTGAAATTGTCGAATCTCAGTACTCGTACTGGTGGATTGTCTTTCTACCAATAGGTGCAATTGTATTTTTCATAGCAATGCTAGCAGAACTTGAAAGAATTCCGTTTGATCTGCCAGAGGCAGAAAGTGAAATTGTCGCAGGCTGGCTAACCGAGTTCTCTGGCATGATGTATGGTTTGGTTCAGCTAGGATCCTATCTGAAATTATACGCGTTTGCAGGACTCTTTACGGTATTGTTCCTTGGAGGCTGGAGCGGACCAAACATTTGGCCACCATTCCCAGCGGAGATAATCGAAAAAGGAATAGTGATGGGACCAATCACGGTTCATCTTCCAGGACTTCCATTGTTGGATCAGCAAATGCTAAACGATGTGTTATGGTTTGTAATCAAGGTCGCCGGAGTGATCTTTTTCATTCTATTACCTAGAGGTGTGTTCCCAAGAATCAGAATTGATCTGCTCTTGCACATTGGTTGGTACAAACTGATCGGTCTTGCATTCGTTAACATCTTTATAGCACTCACCTTGGTGTACGCTGGGGTATTAGGTCCGGGAGGGATTTTGTAG
- a CDS encoding NADH-quinone oxidoreductase subunit I — MGTATGIIKALNSGIKHLAVKRFTLRYPEQKLKLVGDGYQYDPNTGVGIAGYKGRHMLFHDHCTGCQLCAIACEGVAEAIAMVKVPEEWKHNKKAIMPQIDYGKCVFCGLCVDACPFYALYMTNDYELSSFTKEGLIYTPAQLQVKPNIAQDVELKFDNPRGATHG; from the coding sequence ATGGGAACCGCAACAGGAATTATCAAGGCATTAAACTCTGGAATAAAACATCTTGCAGTAAAACGATTCACACTACGATACCCAGAACAAAAGCTAAAACTTGTAGGTGATGGATATCAGTATGATCCAAACACCGGCGTTGGAATTGCGGGCTACAAGGGCCGACACATGCTGTTCCATGATCACTGCACAGGATGTCAGCTCTGCGCTATTGCATGTGAGGGAGTGGCAGAGGCAATTGCAATGGTCAAAGTGCCAGAAGAATGGAAGCACAACAAAAAGGCAATCATGCCACAAATTGACTACGGCAAGTGTGTCTTTTGTGGTTTGTGCGTTGACGCATGTCCATTTTATGCACTATACATGACAAATGACTATGAGCTATCATCATTTACAAAAGAAGGTCTAATTTACACACCAGCCCAACTACAGGTAAAGCCAAACATAGCACAAGACGTTGAGCTGAAATTTGACAACCCAAGAGGTGCCACACATGGCTGA
- a CDS encoding NADH-quinone oxidoreductase subunit J — protein MADAVFLALAVMTIGSAIAALEVRSLIYGSIALMGTLGGIAGFFLLLDSPFVAMFQIAVYIGSIAVLILFTVMLVRRQLIFIKIEDPRRRYAGIGLMLVMMMALGAVILSSGIKTIQTDEPPVDFRMIGADFLTYYWPALILMGFILAASVIGALTLARREDITNDQHNA, from the coding sequence ATGGCTGATGCAGTGTTTTTGGCACTAGCAGTTATGACAATTGGCTCTGCCATTGCAGCACTCGAAGTGAGATCCTTGATCTATGGCTCTATTGCATTGATGGGAACGCTAGGTGGTATTGCTGGATTTTTCTTACTATTGGATTCGCCATTTGTTGCCATGTTCCAAATTGCAGTGTACATTGGCTCAATTGCAGTACTGATTCTGTTTACTGTAATGCTTGTTAGAAGACAGTTGATCTTTATCAAAATCGAGGATCCACGAAGACGTTATGCTGGAATTGGATTGATGCTTGTAATGATGATGGCACTTGGCGCAGTAATACTGAGCTCTGGCATCAAAACAATTCAGACTGATGAGCCACCAGTGGACTTTAGAATGATTGGTGCTGACTTTTTGACGTATTATTGGCCTGCACTAATTCTAATGGGATTCATCTTGGCAGCATCCGTAATAGGTGCACTGACTTTGGCAAGAAGGGAGGATATAACAAATGACCAACACAATGCTTGA
- the nuoK gene encoding NADH-quinone oxidoreductase subunit NuoK: MTNTMLDFLIVSIALLAIGIYGVSVKRNAIRMLFAIEMIVNAANLNLVAFGRFLPTSHGQTFALFSIAIAAAEVAVGLALIIVAYRMYKNVDIAEFRSLKG, encoded by the coding sequence ATGACCAACACAATGCTTGATTTTCTAATTGTATCAATTGCACTGCTTGCAATTGGTATCTATGGCGTGTCTGTCAAGCGAAACGCAATTCGTATGCTCTTTGCAATAGAGATGATAGTCAATGCAGCAAACCTCAACTTGGTGGCATTTGGAAGATTCCTACCCACAAGCCACGGCCAGACATTTGCACTATTCTCAATAGCAATTGCGGCAGCCGAGGTTGCAGTGGGATTGGCACTAATCATCGTAGCATACCGAATGTACAAGAATGTGGATATTGCAGAATTTAGGAGCTTGAAGGGCTAA
- a CDS encoding complex I subunit 4 family protein, protein MEYALLQAVFLPLLLSPVAYLLGRKMGPTVATWFTFGLLLYCTFLVIDVALSGSYSEHYVWTKLFGEFGFKLDGLAIPFAVIIYVLSTVLALYSKPYMIHKFHELYEEHVHHSNSGSGQTTAMVESSGMASYVNKQSGLYFALYLVFAMGMLGTVLATNLIEFYVFFEVMLIPGFFLVAFWGDGPRRRISLMFLFWTHVGAVVLLLGFLTIGLSVGSFDFAAISEAKIPQDVLMLSAIAIVLGLAVKLAAFIFHIWLPYVHGAAPTPISALLSPAMIGIGAYGLFRLIIEFLPNTYAEMSIYLHIWGLVTMIYGGAMALMQDDVKRLLAYSSVSQMGYILFGIGSYSTLGFAGAEFMYVTHGLGKALLFMTAGILIVQCGTRSMTKLGGLAGKMPITAVCGVIGALTIAGVPPTSGFMGEWTLFAGALDTAVKENAADGAILRYITFGLGLVATVITMSYMLWMLKRVFFGKLPEHLSHVKEASWYMTAPMMVLAGFTIVVGLYPDLFFKDIIPYMKGVLGA, encoded by the coding sequence ATGGAATACGCACTACTTCAGGCAGTCTTCCTGCCCTTGTTACTATCTCCAGTGGCATACCTCCTTGGGCGCAAGATGGGTCCAACCGTGGCAACCTGGTTTACATTTGGATTGTTGCTATACTGCACATTCCTAGTAATTGATGTCGCATTATCAGGTAGCTATTCCGAGCATTATGTGTGGACCAAGCTGTTTGGCGAATTCGGCTTTAAACTAGATGGATTGGCAATTCCATTTGCAGTAATCATCTATGTCTTGAGCACGGTTCTTGCACTCTACTCCAAACCATACATGATACACAAGTTCCATGAATTATACGAAGAACACGTACACCACTCCAATTCTGGCTCTGGCCAGACAACTGCGATGGTCGAATCCTCCGGAATGGCCAGCTATGTCAACAAACAGTCCGGTCTATACTTTGCGTTGTACTTGGTGTTTGCAATGGGTATGCTTGGAACTGTTCTTGCGACCAATCTCATTGAATTTTATGTCTTCTTTGAAGTGATGTTGATTCCGGGTTTCTTTTTGGTTGCATTCTGGGGTGATGGTCCAAGACGAAGAATCTCGCTGATGTTCTTGTTCTGGACCCATGTCGGTGCAGTTGTTTTACTGTTAGGATTTTTGACAATTGGCTTGTCTGTTGGCAGCTTTGACTTTGCAGCCATATCTGAGGCAAAAATTCCGCAAGACGTTCTGATGCTTTCAGCAATTGCCATAGTACTAGGCCTTGCAGTAAAGCTTGCAGCATTTATCTTCCATATTTGGCTGCCTTATGTCCACGGTGCAGCACCAACACCAATCAGTGCTCTGTTGTCTCCTGCAATGATCGGAATTGGAGCATATGGTCTTTTCAGATTAATCATTGAATTTTTGCCAAACACATACGCCGAGATGTCAATTTATCTGCACATCTGGGGCCTTGTTACCATGATTTATGGTGGTGCAATGGCGCTAATGCAGGACGATGTAAAGCGATTACTGGCATATTCCAGTGTCAGCCAGATGGGCTACATTCTATTTGGTATTGGTTCGTATTCCACGCTTGGCTTTGCAGGCGCCGAGTTCATGTATGTGACTCACGGTTTGGGCAAGGCACTCCTCTTCATGACTGCCGGAATCCTGATCGTACAATGTGGCACAAGAAGCATGACAAAACTTGGCGGCCTTGCAGGCAAGATGCCAATCACTGCAGTATGCGGTGTAATAGGTGCACTAACCATTGCCGGTGTTCCACCAACAAGTGGATTCATGGGTGAGTGGACTTTGTTTGCAGGCGCACTAGATACAGCAGTTAAGGAGAATGCTGCAGATGGAGCAATACTTCGATACATCACATTTGGTCTAGGCCTTGTTGCAACCGTAATTACAATGTCTTACATGCTTTGGATGCTAAAACGGGTCTTCTTTGGAAAACTGCCAGAACATCTATCACATGTCAAAGAGGCAAGCTGGTACATGACTGCCCCAATGATGGTCTTGGCAGGCTTTACAATTGTTGTAGGGTTATACCCTGA